The DNA region CCCAGACAGTTGGATGCAGCggtgctccagctcctccagacGTTCCTTCAGATCAGCCTTCTCCTGCATCAGCTCTGTGAAACGCAACTGAACACAGAAACTGGGGTCAGTCATGTACAGACAACACCTGTGCTAAAGACAACACCCCCCTGACAGTGGTCTGAGCCTGGGGAACAAACCCTGCTCTTTACAGCTTGTCTCCAATCTCATGctaaaaaggaacagaaatagaGAAGGTGTGAAAAGGCATCTCTGCATGAAACAAGGTGTTTTTTACCTTCTCATTGCTGGGCAGCACAGCTTTGGTCATACTCAGCTCCTGGACTGCAGACCACCCAGCAGGGTGAAGAGTCTGTTTTCAGCTATTTCTTTAGGACAAGACCACAGGTCAGTGTGGTCACTCCACAGCCTCTAGAGGTGGGAGAGCAATTACTGCTGCaagctttcctgtgctgagacAGGCTGTGATGAGCTTTTTAGGAAGGAGCTTCTTATTATGAAACATCTGCTACTTATTCCCCTACAAtctgtgtgctgtgtttgtCTGACACTGGATCCAAGtctggctgagcagagcagcagagctgaaacaaCATGAGATCCTTTGCTTTACCTGTAGCTTGTCCATGGCAGTTTTCAAAGCCTCGTGAACCTCCACTGGAACAGTATCCATAATGGAACCTGGAGGGGAAGTGTGCAAATTACAGTTCCTCCTAGGGCAGGATGCACTCACAGGCACAGTGAGTCTGTCTCAGAGCACCCATAGCAGCTGGCCCAGGCACAGCTCATGGTCACACTGTCCCCAAACTGTGGCAAAGTTTTACCTCCATCCAGCGCGATGTGAtgttgctgctcctgcctgagaGCTGtgacctgctgcaggagggtcctgcactgctgcttctgagcagccagctgctgcctcaggcCTTGTCTCTCCTGGTCCACTTGGGACATGGCAGAGGTCACGAAGGTGACCTAAGAAGAATTCCAGAGTGTGGACATTAGTGCTTCCCCTGTGTTCAGTGGGGTCACTGGTGCATCTCAGGACAGAGTAACAGTTTGCCTCATTTTATTTATGGGTATGAAACCAAAGTACTGTGTGACTGTCCTGGAACTGAACCAGGCAGCAGTTACTGTATCTTCTCTCATTTGCAAGCAGTACAAACATGCAGGTTAAATACTGGCTCCCATGATACCTCTTTGACTGCAGTATTGTGACTGTACTTGCAGAAAAATCTAGCAGATATTTGACACCATTTCCAAATTGCTTTCAAACTAAAGAGAACATCATCATTAAAGCCCCATtaaggagctgctgtgccagctcagtTGCCTTCATAAGGCAAGCCACTGCCAGACTTCCAGCCTGTTTTGCAAGGATGCTACAGAAGTCTTGGCTTCTTGCTGCTGTGCACAAGGAACTCCCCTCATGACTGCACTCAGCTGGTAGGATCACAGCTGATAAACGTCCTTTTCCGGACATTTCTTTAGAACTAAAACCAAAGGCTTTTATACCCATTAAGACTCACCATTTCTTCATGGCTTTCAAATTTCTCTGGGATCACAAATGAAGGTTTTTGGATTTCTTCATTCATTGCTTCATCGTCTTCTGTAAAAGGAGGAAGGTGAACAAGGAGGCAATACCCCAGAGagtccagctctgcctcctccctgaTGCTACTCACCCTCCAGTTGGTGCAAAATCCTGCCATCCATTTCTGCTGCCAATTGACTGATCTGGGCCTGcagctctttgttttccttggctACAGCTTCCAGACTTTCCTGCAGGGGAGAAGCAGAAGATCACTGAAACTTAAGCCAGACTGCAAACAGTCACTATTCTTCAGATAGTAGCATCATATACAGACAACACAAAAAAAGTGCTTCTGCTCCAGACAAGCATCATTCACCTGTATGGCACAGGGTGTAATCACAGAACAGCCCATGGTGGAAGGGATTGCAAAAACAACCCGACTTTTCACTGAATATTTCACTTCTCCCATCTTTCCACTTGCCCCCTTTTACTGTTACCTTGGTCTGCTGCAGCTCTTTCAGGTGCATTTCCACTGTGACCTTGCCCTGGACCTCCTCGTGCTGTAGCCGGTCCATGAGCTGTGTCTGGAGCAGGTACTgcttgtgcagctcctccttCTCAGCTGCAAGCTGCTGGAAGGCCAGGGTGTACTGCTGCAGGTGGCTGTAGCACTGGTCCCGCTGCTCCTGCAGGCCCCGGGCCTCCTGTGtcttcagctccagctgagaGAACAAGATCAAACCACCACATCAAACCCTTTCTGCCAGAAACATGATCCAAGCTGTCAACATTGCCCCAAAGCCACCAACCAGGCAGGCAGCCACCATCTGCCCCCACATGCTGGTTGCCCACATCAGGCAGCAGACGACAGGGGAAGGCTCCCAGCTTGATCATTACAATGCCTGTTTCCATCCTTCCATCAACGTTTGGGAAGTTGCCAGCAGCTTGCACCGGCCCTGCCATCCCCCTGCTGGTGCTCACCGTCTCTTTGAGCTCCCCCAGgttctcctgcagctgcccaaGCTTCTTGGCCAGCTCCTTCTTTACGTGTTGCTCTGACTGTAGGGCACTTGTAACCTCCATGTTTTCATTTGTCTGCAAGACAAACACCACTGTGGAAGGAAACTGCCCCAGCCACCATAAAACACAGGCTCTCAATAAACCATGTGCATTCCCGATACAGTGGGGTGCCATCCCTTGTGTTACTCTAGGCTGTAATTAAAGGCCATATATTGACTGTTCAGGACAGTAAATAACTTAAAGAAAGGATGAGAAGATGGGAGAAGAGCAAGGAAAGAGCCGGGGGAATCAGTGTTGGGACAGTGCCAAGAAGAGGCCTGGCACATCACGCAGCCTTGTCAGCTTCCAAGCAGATGGGTGGTATGAATATCCCAAACAGAGCCACAGACATTCAAAAACAAGTTCAGAAaggactaaagaaaaaaatcagcagccAGACCATGTGTCAGTCTGCCAGGGCCCCAAAGGGGAAGGTGTTATATTGAAAGAAGCAAAGCAAGAGTAAGGATTCAGCTTCAGGATGGGCAAGAATGACAGCAGCAAGAAAGACTGCTGAGAAATTCCTCATGGGCAAATACAGGAAGTGCGTATCCAGTTAAAAGGGCAGGAGGAATAATCAGGGACAGAAACAGCCTGACTgccaggggaggagaaggaaaaggaaactgctCTGGACAAAGACATTGGTTTCACCTGTCCAGAGCACTAGAGGGAGTAAGGAATTACAGGGAACCTCTTGGCATGGTGTTAGAAGACAGAGAATCCATAGCATAACAGGACAAGAGAGGGATAAATGCTTCTGCCAGTTTTTTACATCTACACTACTAAAGGATTTCACCAGTGAGGGAAGCAGTGGGAAAAGATGCACAAAAGAGACATACCAGTTTGACAAACCCattctgcagctcagccagcTGCTCCTTCAGATCCCGGTTCTGGCTCAGTGCCCTGCTGATGGTGGCCTTGTCACTCTGCATGTCCTCCAGGATCTGCTGCCTGTCCACAGACTCCTCGTTGTAGCGCTGCACagccttctccagctccagcagccgctcctcctgctcctggttCAGGTGGCTCAGCTGCTCATTGTCCCGGACCTGGGCCTGGTActgcccctgcagctcctccttctcctgctgcagcctctggatctcctcctgcaggctgagctctgctgccgTGGGCCCCGGCGGGGAGGAAGGCTCCACATCCATGGGCTTCACTGCTGAGGAGATGGAATGACAAGCAGCTCAGTCACAGGGGAAATCCTGGGTAATCCACATCCCTGTTGGGTACACAAGGCACACCCCAGCCTGTAGGGCTCTGTGACCCAGAAGGGATCACCAGCTGCAGTGTCCAGTCCTCGGTGCACAGCACTGAGAGAGGAACAAAGGAGCAAACCTACCCCAAAACCAAGCACAGCATCCTCCTGTCTGCTGCTGAATCCCCCACAGCCCTAGCAAGAGCATCCTGCCTTCTCAAACTCCTGGGCCAGAGAGGCCAACAGCACAGTCAGGCAGGTACTACAGACAGAATCAGGATGCTGGGCCATTCACTGCAGGAATTCCTTTGCTGTTTGCCAGGAGAAGAGGGTTCTAAGGGTCAGCTGGCCTCCAGCTGTCTTCACAGCTTCACACCCGGGTGTGTGTGGAAGCACCTGCACAGCAGGACAGTTATCCAGCTGGCACTCTGCAGTGGGAAGCCTCACTTTGGAAGCCCTACCTGATGTGCTCATCAACTCTGTAATGTTGGCTTCCAGCTCCCGAATTTGGGCCATatgtttctccttctcctctgccattGTGTGGACCTGCAAGGCCACACGAGTCAAAATTAGAACAATGTTCAGGGTGCAtttcctgcagcctgtgttTGTCCAGAGCAGTGTGACCCTGCCCCTGAGGTTACCTGCTCAGAGAGCTGCTGCACCCGCTGCTGCCAAAtgctcccctcctccttcagcttctctACATACTGATCCCTttctgcctggagctgctgaagtGACTCTGAGAGCTGTTCAAGgcaaaatcaaacacaaagaaaatcacACTGGCTGAATAAATTTGGCAGTGACTGCTTAAGGGATAAAGCTTGAAGAAAGCAAAGCTCAGGCTGTGTTTTTCTGCCACACAAGTTTCTTTACAGACATCAAGATCTGGGTTGTATTTCATACAACCTCTtacctgagcaacctgggcttcCAGGCTCGCCTTCTCCTCCAGAgccatctgcagctgctggtttgCATCCAGACTCCCTGTCTGGTTTGAGAACTGtcaattaaaatcagaaatttgaGGCAAAATGTTAATACTCAGTTCCTGCATAGCCTTTCCCCTGACAGTAACCTGCCACACGATCCACATTATAACCTTCTACAGTTCTCTAAAGTGCTCCAACTCACAGTGAAGTtcaatgtgaagaaaaaaaaaggggattaaaatttttaaagcttaaGATATTAATCCTGTAAAACAGGCTGAACTGGGCAGCTCCTCCCTACCGATTTTAcacttactgattttttttttaattaagaaaataggACTTAATCAAACTTTGGCTCAGAAACTCTGCATTTCCAGAGTCTGCATTACACAGCCAGATCAGATGGTATAAAAGTCTGTGGCCTTAAAAGTTGTCAAACATGTCAGGAATTTAAAGCCAATGTCTGGAACATGTCAGTGGACTAAGCAGCAAGGCTGATTCAGTTGAGGCACAGTACTTTTCCCAGAAGAGCAGCAGTTGGCTTTCTTTCAAGGGTAACTTAAGCCACTGTCtaggagtaaaaaaaaagagcattttcttccctcccaggCCCAGGGTAACACCAGGCTTGCTCTCTGACCTGCTAACAGCTTGCTCCATGCAGTCCCTTTCTAACTGGCTGCTTCTCCTAACTTTCCCCAGCTGACTTCCAAGCTGCCACTGTCCAATCCAGCTTCTTCTGCTTGGGTGGGTACAAACACCACCCCTACTCAGCTGGTTACTCAGTGAGACTGCACAGCTGAGTAACCAAAGTGCTGAACAGATACAAGCTGAAAAGTCACCATATTTCCTCACCTGGTACGTTCAGTCGCCCCCTCACACTGTACAACACTCTTTTAGCAGACCAATGTCACAATGTTTTTAAATCTACTGCTCCAACTCCTTAGATTACAAACTTTCTGTTCCTCTAAGGCCTCACTGAAAGGATGTCTTGATGAGTTTTTGTGCCTTCCTTTAAAGCCAAGAGTTGTCTTGCCCCCTCTCTCAGAAGGAAGTCTGACAATGATCAGTGTGATCTGCCCTCACCTGTTGAATCATCAGTTCAGCCATTTCCAGTTTCTTCTGCAAGTCTTCCACATCCAACTTCATAGCTGAGTTCTTGGACACCAGGGAATGAACTTTCTCTGACAGCTCCGaattctgctgctttatttCCTCGCTACTTTtgctgaaacaaacaaaaaattaaaatggcaCCACTGCATGTACTCTGGGTCTGCTGATGTCCAGGTCATAAATCTACAGTCCAGTGCTTCTTGGCAgctagaatcacagaaatgtcACATCTAGTGgctattttttttgtaattgaaTATCCAACCTCCCAAGTCACCACCTGTGGTCTGTGCCCCTTGTTATGTTTTGGGGCTCTCTGACAAGAGTGTTACTGCAGTAATGAGCAGAAGGGACTTACCTTCGTTTGTACAGTTCCATTTTCAGGTTGTCTCGCTCCTTCACTAGCTCTTTATtatgctggagaaaaaagaaactattgATGCATCTACAGACTTTACCAaacaaaagaagttaaaaaaatacttcatttcaCCTTTAACAGATCAGCTAAACCAGAAAAAATCATAACTTTAGCAAAAACCTCAGGACAGGTTTGCTTAGAACCACCTGAATTTGCCAGGAATAAGTGTGCTCAGTCTCTTCAAATGTGATGCTACGAATGGGACGAGGTTATTTCTGCAAACTTCTGGATTAGTATCAATACTGAAGTGTGTGTTTGATGGAGAATTCTGGGACAAAGTGTCTCTGTTGTGTGAAGCTGCCAGACTAATGAAGTGAGGTGTCATATCTGAAGACAGCAACTGGACCATATGATTAGTGGTCACAGAAACCTGAGTGAAGTTTGCCTTGATCATGGAGAATACAGGGCTTTACAAGGttaattaataattaacagGGTTaatttctgcctcttctctAAGCAGGGACTACAGGCTTTGCAGTAGTGTAGTAATAAGCAAACAGccaaaggcagagctgctggttaAGCACAAACAGAGGTGACTCTTACCTTCTCTGACTGTTTTTGCTGCATGGAGATGGAGGACAAGGTGCGTTCCAGCTCCGACACCCGCTGGCGAGATGAATGTAAACGGGCAGCGAGGCTTTCAGCTTCCCCTGCACAAGTCAGAGCACAGGCAGTCACAGCTACACCACAAAGAGCTTTTTGGAACTGGCTGAACAGCACTTTCTACTTTGTCAACAAGCTCttcaggcagcacagagctttGTGTATCAGCAGAACTGGTTCCTGGCTCTACAGGTGATTCACTAGCAGCTCTGGAAGCAAAGCTCTCTGTAACTACCTGCCTCACTTTTAGAGGGAGATGATGAAACATCCTTTGCAGAACAACAGACAATGTTTGTTTGGGGGAATTTTTCCTATTAGAATAAATTGCTCAAATGTAGTTCAGAATAAAAGGGCTTGGGCAAAACCTACATTAACATGACAGCTGTGTGGGAGGGAGGGCGGAGAACAGgaacaaagttttaaaagaatcagaaaagaaCAGTCTGGGGTAGTCACCAGGCCCAACAGAGCTGACAAGGCTTTAGTGATGCACAAAAGAACCTCAACTGCCATGGGACCAACATGCTCCCATTTGGATGatgacagcagcagtgccagtgccaaATCCTGCTCACTGAGGAGTCAGGGAGTGCTGTGAGCTGGCTGCCAGCAACTGTCATGCCTGTGACTTGAAACCCACAGTGTAACCACCAGCTTGGGCTGCAGTGCTCACAGTCACTCACCTGACTTCTGCCGTGCAGCCTGCTGAGTGTGTCCAAGGGCTGTCTGCAGCTCAGACTTCTCAGACACGAGAATTCCAATAGTCTGGATGTGAACCTTTGGGAAAGCAAAACCGGCTCAGCGCAAAACTTCTTTGCTTGTCACTGCAATCCCACTGTTGCCACAAAAGGGTAATTCAGTAAAGGGCTCCTGCAGTTAAGTACAGTCTGGCTGACCAACACTCTCGGTTTTCCTGAAGGAATGGACTCATGGCTTCCTTCCGTGTTAAAGACTGAGTGGTCACTaatcagaaaacagcagaagccAGGTGACATTACTGTAATGGAGGCTCTGCCTTACCTGTAGCTGTTCCCTCAGGGCTGCTTGCTCTTTAGAAAATTTCTGTTCAAActccttcttttcctgtagAAACAAATTATGCTTATTCAGCACAAATAGGCAACTAGTTAACCCCTGTTGTTTTATGTCACACTAGAAAAGTAGGGATTCATTGGTAGTATCTCTAGCATGTAAATGATcccagtatttttaaagacacaGTTCATCTTCCATTAGTTGAGCTTCTTAAATCATTTTTCCATCCCAGAACAGCAGTGACAGCGCAGCACAATCGCTGCAGCACAAACGTGGCAGTGTTGGAATGGAAGCTCCTGGCAAGAACCTAAACTGTaacctcctgctcccactgcacTCCTCCAACTtgagtatttaaatattaactttGGTCAAAATAAGAACACTGCCTGCTGAGCCAAATCGTGAACTCAAAATACTCAACCTGATGCTACAAATCAAACTGAATCTAACATGAGACAAGATCACACACTCCTGTGCCACAGTCCAGGACTCTTTATACTCCTTAGAGACACAGATACCTATTTCTGTATCTATGTATCCAAAAATAGGACACACTTTACCTTCTCCAGCTGATTCATTGCTTCTTGGTTCTGCTGTTTCTACGGAAGAAAATTGATGCACCaatattaagagaaaatattctcaTACTGATGAAACATTTTCACTTTGACAAATTAGGATAATATGCCCAATTAATGCAAAaagaatttccatttctgtagaAGACCAGGAAGTTGATCTcagctattaaaaataagagattCAGGGCTCCCTTCATTAATACACTTGATATCTTTTTCATTGCTCAGTACATTATGACAGTTCTCCAGTACCTCTGCTGAAATCCCTGTATGTTCCTATCTGAGCATCCAGCAGCTTCAGTTAAACTTGCAATATCCCACATCTGTGCAATTAATCATAGTCATCCTGGTGTATTAGGACAATCACcaaaaacactttaaataaaaaataaatggtcttttcctttaaataattCTCTAGACCTTTATCCCAGTTAACAACTGGCCTCTAAGTCATGCAGAGCTGCACGTACATTGGCAGGCTCCCACCAAGGTGGTATGAGAGAGAGCTGGAGCCAGATGCAAGGAAAGGGATAATTCTGTCCCAGCCAATTTCAATCTTATGGGTGAAGAACTGGAGATGTGTGACTGCACATGGTGCATCTGTAGGTATGGAGTGAAGGAGACAAAAGTGGCAGCTACCAAACCCTGCAGCTGTTTGCCCTTTGCTGCTCTTGTCCCCCTGGCAGTTTTCTCACAGATGCCTCATAAGTAACTAAATAAttagtattttttccccctccccaaataaTGAGTATTGGCCAAGCTGTTTCTTTCTACCACTACTTCCTTCAGTGCATTTTGAAACATGACTACAGATGGAGGGGGGATGAGGTTTTGATTTAGCAATGCCAGCACACAACATaaccaggaaaagcaaaggcaagAGCACAAATGCAGCAAAGGCCCTATAGAGCTCCAGGCAAATAGAAAAGCTGGCAAACAAGGAGAATCCTGGGTGGGCAATGCACTATACCTCTGTAGCCCAgctaaaacacaaaaagaaacagaatggaacaaaaataacccaaaaccaaaaataaaacaaaaagaggggTCATGGGGTACACTGGGAAACGATGAACTTTGGGAAAAGCCTAGTTTTAGGGAGGAACAAAATGGGGAAAAGTATTTCACACAAGAAGGGCTCTTTTCAGCCTGAAACAGGTCCACTTAGCTGCATTTCTTGCAGTGTTAAAGCTGAAGgctgaaaggcagcagcaggaatccATGCAGGCCACAGGACAAAGCAGTTCATTCATTGTGCCAAGAGAAGCTGAGGATATGATCAGAAAACAGCCCCAGGCTCTCTTGGACCTATTGCTCCCACTCTGCTGATAAATTTAGAACAGCATCACCACCTGCAGAAACAGGTTTTcacactgctgccagcaccagAACTAAGTATTTCAAGGATTCAGACCAGGACCAGAAATAGCTGTTTTATCGGGATGCTTATCATCCAGGGACAGCATGAGGAGATCAACAGAGCCCACTTaaatggaaacagcaaaattctgtctctgcttCCTCCCGTGAGCCAACACACTCACGAGGGGCCCTAGGCTTTGATCCTCCTCCCAGGTTTTCCATACAGCCCATTTTGTTCCTTACAAAGTGCTGTGTGAGCAGCCTTCCTTGTGGCACTGTGAGGGAACCCGTAGCCTTGCAGACACCCAGAGAGCGTGGAGGAGCAGCAAAGACAATGTCAAACTGGTTGGTTGGATTGTTTCTTACCAATTCCTCTATCTCTGTAACGAGCTGTTTGTTAGTTAGATTGCTGGAATCCAGGGCTACTGCCAGCTCCTGGTAACGTGTCTGACGGGCACATGcatacaggagaaaaaggaaggagcagaagaggaggaggggggggaaaaaagcaataattaaaaaggacagaaaaataaatcattatcACAGTTTGATATAATCAGAttctccaaacaaaacaaaatctgtggTTTCAACAAAAGCAGCTGGGATGTCAACCTATTTTATCCATTTCTGCTGAGGCTTCATTTTGACATAAAAGTGAATCAGAAATAAGAACTGCAGTTGCATGAAAGCCAGATTATCCCCAGTCCTCAAACTGGGAACATCTCGAATACCTGCCTCTGACTGCTGTGACCACAACTACCCAAGCACCAGGTGACACTAGACAGTGATGGATGTGACCTGTGCATTCTGTTAGGCCTCACTAACACTGCTGGAAGCACAGAGTCCCAACAAGGGATCAACAGCAgcaaataataagaaaaaaaacatgacagACTGAGAAGAACTTACTTCCATTTCCTTAATATTTGTGGAAGAAACAGCACTTTCTCCATTCACATACGATGTAGACTAGAAGTAAATCAGTGAAGTAAGTCAGTTTTAGTCCCTAAGGCAACAAATCACTATTAAGTAAGAACCTACTATAACAATAACACTCCTTATAGCACCTGTCACTTCAACCAACCACACACAGGCAGAGGAAACACTTTTCTGGCTCAGGATAGACCCTGGCTGCCCCTATTGACAAGCTGATTTGAATTATGCAGATTGAATTCAGATTCTTTTCCACTAAATCAAGAGTACATCTTCCCATGAATATATGCAATTCATTCATCccactctgcttttcttcctacTGCTGAAATCCTACATTCctaaaacaggatttttttgcttttcaatgcTTAAATATCATATGGTTTAGTAGGATGGCTGCAGACATCTCTGAGATTGGAGCGTGTTTCCTTGAGCTGGCTGCTTAAAGCTCCACATCAAACACCAGGAGAATTAATGCAACAAATGGATGAAAAGGAGGTCATACCTGGGAAACCAGGCCATTGAGTTGTTCAGACAACTGGCGGAGACTTTCTGTTGATGAGAAAGACCTGGGAACAAAGACCTCACAATGAAAACCTCTCCCAGGGAACTGTCCAaatcagcacagcactgggcaggAATAAAACCTTAATTTGTTGGGGTCCTGCTGCAAAGCCAACACAGGCACTCACCTGTTCTCATCCAGAGCATTTTTATGATCCCCAGCTTCGTGAATCTGTGGATTGAAACACAAAAACTTACAAGCCTGCAAAAGAAGATGGGAGTCACATTTATGAATGTGTCATAAACACTTGATTACACCTGGGCTCAGGTTCCACAGCTCCTGTAATTACTGTTTCCCAAAGGAAGATGAACTGAAAATCACCAACCCATTCCAGGCTTACACATCACTTCTGGGTAGTGTGAGTCTGGGTTTCTTGGAATAGAGAAACTCAAGTGTCACAGGCTTTATGTTTGCTGTTACTACTCATCAGTATAATCAACACTTTGCTGGAAAAAC from Chiroxiphia lanceolata isolate bChiLan1 chromosome 21, bChiLan1.pri, whole genome shotgun sequence includes:
- the GOLGA2 gene encoding golgin subfamily A member 2 isoform X8, whose protein sequence is MADGSRQSRLAAAKKKLKEYQQKNSPGATAGTKKKRKTKEGSRPATPTTDDQQPPENIQNILKVLVSDLNRSNGVAIPSLDKRKAYFDSDVATRSAEPLAPDVPVLSNSNSLPSCGSVLPAPESMQLTQIHEAGDHKNALDENRSFSSTESLRQLSEQLNGLVSQSTSYVNGESAVSSTNIKEMETRYQELAVALDSSNLTNKQLVTEIEELKQQNQEAMNQLEKEKKEFEQKFSKEQAALREQLQVHIQTIGILVSEKSELQTALGHTQQAARQKSGEAESLAARLHSSRQRVSELERTLSSISMQQKQSEKHNKELVKERDNLKMELYKRSKSSEEIKQQNSELSEKVHSLVSKNSAMKLDVEDLQKKLEMAELMIQQFSNQTGSLDANQQLQMALEEKASLEAQVAQLSESLQQLQAERDQYVEKLKEEGSIWQQRVQQLSEQVHTMAEEKEKHMAQIRELEANITELMSTSVKPMDVEPSSPPGPTAAELSLQEEIQRLQQEKEELQGQYQAQVRDNEQLSHLNQEQEERLLELEKAVQRYNEESVDRQQILEDMQSDKATISRALSQNRDLKEQLAELQNGFVKLTNENMEVTSALQSEQHVKKELAKKLGQLQENLGELKETLELKTQEARGLQEQRDQCYSHLQQYTLAFQQLAAEKEELHKQYLLQTQLMDRLQHEEVQGKVTVEMHLKELQQTKESLEAVAKENKELQAQISQLAAEMDGRILHQLEEDDEAMNEEIQKPSFVIPEKFESHEEMVTFVTSAMSQVDQERQGLRQQLAAQKQQCRTLLQQVTALRQEQQHHIALDGGSIMDTVPVEVHEALKTAMDKLQLRFTELMQEKADLKERLEELEHRCIQLSGETDTIGEYIALYQSQRAILKQRHQEKEEYISRLAQDKEEMKMKLLELQDLVMRLVRERNEWYSKYVAAAQNPELLGSQAGAVLPAERRIELNATDGEGLREVNLSEEAEQEAAAVLHQSGFPPIDSKAAQPNQEDPTAKQIMQLLREIQNPQERLGSLPENPCIPFFYRADENDEVKIMVV
- the GOLGA2 gene encoding golgin subfamily A member 2 isoform X2; this encodes MLPVVGSSSVLPRRALPGIYIDNPGTGPFGAQLKEYQQKNSPGATAGTKKKRKTKEGSRPATPTTDDQQPPENIQNILKVLVSDLNRSNGVAIPSLDKRKAYFDSDVATRSAEPLAPDVPVLSNSNSLPSCGSVLPAPESMQLTQIHEAGDHKNALDENRSFSSTESLRQLSEQLNGLVSQSTSYVNGESAVSSTNIKEMETRYQELAVALDSSNLTNKQLVTEIEELKQQNQEAMNQLEKEKKEFEQKFSKEQAALREQLQVHIQTIGILVSEKSELQTALGHTQQAARQKSGEAESLAARLHSSRQRVSELERTLSSISMQQKQSEKHNKELVKERDNLKMELYKRSKSSEEIKQQNSELSEKVHSLVSKNSAMKLDVEDLQKKLEMAELMIQQFSNQTGSLDANQQLQMALEEKASLEAQVAQLSESLQQLQAERDQYVEKLKEEGSIWQQRVQQLSEQVHTMAEEKEKHMAQIRELEANITELMSTSVKPMDVEPSSPPGPTAAELSLQEEIQRLQQEKEELQGQYQAQVRDNEQLSHLNQEQEERLLELEKAVQRYNEESVDRQQILEDMQSDKATISRALSQNRDLKEQLAELQNGFVKLTNENMEVTSALQSEQHVKKELAKKLGQLQENLGELKETLELKTQEARGLQEQRDQCYSHLQQYTLAFQQLAAEKEELHKQYLLQTQLMDRLQHEEVQGKVTVEMHLKELQQTKESLEAVAKENKELQAQISQLAAEMDGRILHQLEEDDEAMNEEIQKPSFVIPEKFESHEEMVTFVTSAMSQVDQERQGLRQQLAAQKQQCRTLLQQVTALRQEQQHHIALDGGSIMDTVPVEVHEALKTAMDKLQLRFTELMQEKADLKERLEELEHRCIQLSGETDTIGEYIALYQSQRAILKQRHQEKEEYISRLAQDKEEMKMKLLELQDLVMRLVRERNEWYSKYVAAAQNPELLGSQAGAVLPAERRIELNATDGEGLREVNLSEEAEQEAAAVLHQSGFPPIDSKAAQPNQEDPTAKQIMQLLREIQNPQERLGSLPENPCIPFFYRADENDEVKIMVV
- the GOLGA2 gene encoding golgin subfamily A member 2 isoform X3, with translation MLPVVGSSSVLPRRALPGIYIDNPGTGPFGAQLKEYQQKNSPGATAGTKKKRKTKEGSRPATPTTDDQQPPENIQNILKVLVSDLNRSNGVAIPSLDKRKAYFDSDVATRSAEPLAPDVPVLSNSNSLPSCGSVLPAPESMQLTQIHEAGDHKNALDENRSFSSTESLRQLSEQLNGLVSQSTSYVNGESAVSSTNIKEMETRYQELAVALDSSNLTNKQLVTEIEELKQQNQEAMNQLEKEKKEFEQKFSKEQAALREQLQVHIQTIGILVSEKSELQTALGHTQQAARQKSGEAESLAARLHSSRQRVSELERTLSSISMQQKQSEKHNKELVKERDNLKMELYKRSKSSEEIKQQNSELSEKVHSLVSKNSAMKLDVEDLQKKLEMAELMIQQFSNQTGSLDANQQLQMALEEKASLEAQVAQLSESLQQLQAERDQYVEKLKEEGSIWQQRVQQLSEQVHTMAEEKEKHMAQIRELEANITELMSTSAVKPMDVEPSSPPGPTAAELSLQEEIQRLQQEKEELQGQYQAQVRDNEQLSHLNQEQEERLLELEKAVQRYNEESVDRQQILEDMQSDKATISRALSQNRDLKEQLAELQNGFVKLTNENMEVTSALQSEQHVKKELAKKLGQLQENLGELKETLELKTQEARGLQEQRDQCYSHLQQYTLAFQQLAAEKEELHKQYLLQTQLMDRLQHEEVQGKVTVEMHLKELQQTKESLEAVAKENKELQAQISQLAAEMDGRILHQLEDDEAMNEEIQKPSFVIPEKFESHEEMVTFVTSAMSQVDQERQGLRQQLAAQKQQCRTLLQQVTALRQEQQHHIALDGGSIMDTVPVEVHEALKTAMDKLQLRFTELMQEKADLKERLEELEHRCIQLSGETDTIGEYIALYQSQRAILKQRHQEKEEYISRLAQDKEEMKMKLLELQDLVMRLVRERNEWYSKYVAAAQNPELLGSQAGAVLPAERRIELNATDGEGLREVNLSEEAEQEAAAVLHQSGFPPIDSKAAQPNQEDPTAKQIMQLLREIQNPQERLGSLPENPCIPFFYRADENDEVKIMVV